The genomic interval TTCAGCCCCGAGGAGATCAAGGGCATGGCGGGCCTCACCGGCATGGACACCCGGGAGGTGCTCGTCGCGCTCCAGGCCGCCGGCCTGGACGGCCTGCCGGGCGGCGGCGGCGAGATGCTGGTCGACGAGGTGCGCCACGCCAAGCACGTCTCCCCGGGGCGCATCTCGGCCGACGAGTGGATCCGCGTCATGGGCGAGGCCCAGGAGCTGGGGCTGTACACGACGGCCACGATGGTCATCGGCTTCGGCGAGACGCACGCCCAGCGCGTCGCCAGCCTCATGCGCGTGCGCGACCAGCAGGACCGCGCCGCCGCCACGCACGGCAACGGCTTCTCGGCCTTCATCTCCTGGACGCTCCAGACGGAGGGCGTGCGCATCCACGGCAAGGCGCCGGGCGCCGGGGCGCACGAGTACCTGCAGAACGTCGCCGTCAGCCGGCTGCTCCTCGACAACGTGGTCAACTTCCAGGCGTCCTGGCCCACCATGGGCTACAAGGTGGCGCAGACGGCCCTCTACTTCGGCTGCAACGACTTCGGCTCCACCATGCTCGAGGAGAACGTCGTCTCGCAGGCCGGAGCCAAGCACAGCAACACGCCCGAGAGCGAGATCGTGAGGCAGATCGTCGACGCCGGCTACCGCCCGGCCCAACGCGACTCGCTCTACAACATCCTCAGGCGCGTCGACCCGAGCGAGTTCGACCTACCGGCGCTCCCGAGCACGCCCTCCGGACAACCCCGCGCCGCCGACGCCCTGACCGCGCGCTGATGGCCGTACGGCCCCTCCCCGAGGTCATCGGGGGCGCCGACCGGGGCCACGGCCGCGTGGTGGCCCACGCCCGGGTCGTGTACGACGGGCTCGGGTTGCCGCGCGAGGACGGCGCCGTGACGGTGCAGCTCGCCCCGGGCGTCGCGAGCGTCGTGCGCACGAGCGCCATGACCGAGGCGCGCTCTACGTACCCCGACGCCGAGGTCGTCGAGTGCGGCTTCGCCGTGTCGCCGCCCGTCGTCAACGCCCATACGCACTTGGACCTCTCCGCCATGCCGCACACGCCCGGCTCGTACGCCGGCTTCATCGGGGCCGTCGTAGCCCACGCGCGCGGCGGCCACCGGGGGCTGGCCGCCGCCAAGCAGGGGGTGGCCGAGCTGGGCGCGGCGGGCACCCGCGTGGTGGGCGACATCGTGACGGACGCCGCCACCATGGAGTACCTGCTCGGTCAGGACGCGCTGACGGGCGTCGCCTACTGGGAGGTCTTCGCACCGCGCCCGGAGGACGCCGACGCCGTCTTCGCCGCCACCGTCCAGGCGGTGGCCCGCTTCAGGGCGCTCGAGCGCCCTGGCCGCATGCGCGTCGGCCTCTCGCCCCACACGCCGCACACCGTGAGCGCCCCCCTGCTCGTCAGGCTCGCGGCGTACGCCGCCGCCGAGCGGCTCCCCCTCGCCATCCACGTCGCGGAGAGCCCGGCCGAGCTCGAGCTCCACTTGCGGGGCACCGGCGAGCTGGCGGAGTCGCTCGCGCGGGCGGGCTTCGCGTTCGCCGCCACGGGCGTACGCCCCGTGCGCTACCTCCACGACCTCGGCGTCCTCGCGGCCGGGCCGACGCTGGTCCACGGCGTCCACGTCGACGACGACGACGCGCGCCTGCTGGCGCGGGTAGGCGCCGTGGTCGTGCACTGCCCGCGCTCCAACGCCGCGCTCGAGTGCGGCACCTTCCCGTGGACGCTCTATGCGAAGCACGGCGTGGAGGTCGCGTTCGGCACGGACTCGCGCGGGTCAAGCCCCGACCTCGACGTCACCCGCGAGGTGGCCGAGGCGCTCGCCGTGCAGGGCGCGAAGCTCAACCCCCGAGCCGCGTTGCGGGCCGCGGTCAAGGGGGGGTACAAGGCCCTCGGCATGCAGCCCCCGCGCGTGGTGCGCGGCGCTCCGGCCGCCGACCTCGTGGCGTGGGACTGAGCGTGTCGAGCCCGCTACATGCGCCGGGTAGTCGCGGCAAGTAACCTAAGCGGCATGCCCTCGGCGCGCCGCCGCAGGGGCACTCAAGTGGTATACGCCCGCGAGCACGCTTGAGGGAGGAGAATAGAGAACATGGCCAACTCGCTCGAACTCACCGACGGCAACTTCGCTTCCGAGACCGGCTCCGGCCTCGTCCTGGTGGATTTCTGGGCCCCGTGGTGCGGGCCGTGCCGCATGGTGGGACCGGTCATCGAGGAGCTCGCTTCCGACTACGCCGGCAAGGTGAAGGTAGGCAAGCTCAACGTCGACGACAACATGCGGGTGGCGCAGGAGTACCGCGTCATGAGCATCCCGACGGTCATGCTCTTCAAGGACGGCAAGCCCGTCGAGGTCATGGTCGGCGCCCAGTCGAAGGCCAACTACGAGGCGCGGCTCAAGAAGCACGTGCCCGTCACCGCCTGAACGCGCCAGCGTCCTCGATGCGGGCGACGGTGACGAGGGCGGGCCCGGAGCGCTCCGGGCCCGCCCTCTTGGTGCGTGAGGCGCAGCGCCGCTTGACGGCGCGGCGCCTCATCCGGGGTTGAAGCGGCTAACGCCCCTAGGCGACACCCGCCAGGCCGTGCTCGCCAGGCGCGACGAGCGCAGCACGAGCAGGTAGCTGGAGCCGTCGGTGGCGAACTCCTGCAGCGTCCACCTGGCCCCCTCGGGCAGCTTGACGTCGATCAGGGCGTTGGTGGTGTAGACGCCCGTCTCGAGGAGCCCGAGCTCCATGCGGTGGTAGAGGACCTGGGCGGTGCGTTCCAGCTCCGTCGCCACGGGGTCCGTGGAGGCGGCAGGCCCGAAGGCGCCCGGGGCGCAGGCGCCGAGCAGCGCCACGAGCGTCAGGAAGAGTAGGGGCCTCGCCCAGCCGCCGGTGCCCATGCGCGCCGGCCGTGCCCGCCGCGCCGCCTCGCCGAGGCCGCGTGCCCCGCTTGCTACGGATGTCACAGTTCGCGCTCCCATGCCCTCATGTTACCGGCGCGGGTGGGACGCAGGTGAGCGCCCGCGCTGCGCGCGGGTAGGCCCACGCTGCGCGCGGGTAGGCCCACGCTGCGCGCGGGTAGGCCCGCGCTGCGCGCGGGTAGGCCCACGCCACGTTCGGGTAGGCCACGCCGCGTTCGGGTAGGCCCGCGCCGGGCGCGGGTAGGGCCGCGCCAGCCGCCAGCAGCGGGGCCTCACACGCGCGAGTCGAGCACGGGGGCGAGGCCCATGCGCACCAGGTAGCGTTGCGAGCCCGCGCGCCGCTGGTAGCGCTGGACGAGGGCGAACATCTCGCGTTGGAGCTCCTTGGCGTCGGCGAAGTCGAGCTGCAGCTGGTCGCGCCAGAGCGAGAGGGTGGCCGGGGCGTCCGGCTCCAGCGTGGTGGCGTTGGCGTCGGGGGTCACGGCCGTCTGGACCTGCAGGTGGCCGCGTTCGTCCCGGTAGAAACGCGTGCCCCAGTCGCCGAGGGCCTCCCGCCGGCCGCGCACGACGTTGCGCCTGAGCAGGCGCTCCCAGTAGGCGTCGCGCTCGGCGAGCGCCGCCTCGAGCGACTCGGCGTGCGTCGCCTCGAACGGCACGAAGAAGACGTCCGCGGTGGAGCGGTAACGCTTGACGGCGCGCCCGGCCCTCGGGACCACCTCGGCCACCTCCAGGAGGCCGAGCCGCTCGAAGCGCTGCACGCGCCGCAGCGTGGTGTTGGGCTTCTCCCCGACCTCCTTGGCCGCCTCGCCCACGCTGAGCGTGCGTCCGAGGAACGGGGCGACCTGGCGCAGGGTGGTCGGGTCGGTGAGGGCCTCGGCCGCGCGCTCGTCCGTGACGATCAGCGTGCGCGCTGCGCCGCCGTGGCTGGCCGGCGGGGCGTCGTCGTACGTGGACGTGGCCAGGTTCCTATGTGAACGTAAGGCTGTCATATCACATAGACTAGCCCCAAACTTGGTTCAGCGAGAGCGCGTGAGCAGCGCGCCACTTGAAGCCGTGACCACCGCTAGGGAGCACGACATGACCAACACGAGCAAGCACGACACGTTCGGCGCCAAGG from Trueperaceae bacterium carries:
- a CDS encoding CofH family radical SAM protein, with translation MSLLSKAASGARLTPDEALELYSLPLFDLAAAADSARALRTDPETVTYLIDRNINYSNVCSVGCAFCGFYRTRRQPDAYTLSFDEISQKIVELEAVGGSRILMQGGVNRYLPFDWYLDLMRHLKERHPTIRVEAFSPEEIKGMAGLTGMDTREVLVALQAAGLDGLPGGGGEMLVDEVRHAKHVSPGRISADEWIRVMGEAQELGLYTTATMVIGFGETHAQRVASLMRVRDQQDRAAATHGNGFSAFISWTLQTEGVRIHGKAPGAGAHEYLQNVAVSRLLLDNVVNFQASWPTMGYKVAQTALYFGCNDFGSTMLEENVVSQAGAKHSNTPESEIVRQIVDAGYRPAQRDSLYNILRRVDPSEFDLPALPSTPSGQPRAADALTAR
- a CDS encoding amidohydrolase family protein, translating into MAVRPLPEVIGGADRGHGRVVAHARVVYDGLGLPREDGAVTVQLAPGVASVVRTSAMTEARSTYPDAEVVECGFAVSPPVVNAHTHLDLSAMPHTPGSYAGFIGAVVAHARGGHRGLAAAKQGVAELGAAGTRVVGDIVTDAATMEYLLGQDALTGVAYWEVFAPRPEDADAVFAATVQAVARFRALERPGRMRVGLSPHTPHTVSAPLLVRLAAYAAAERLPLAIHVAESPAELELHLRGTGELAESLARAGFAFAATGVRPVRYLHDLGVLAAGPTLVHGVHVDDDDARLLARVGAVVVHCPRSNAALECGTFPWTLYAKHGVEVAFGTDSRGSSPDLDVTREVAEALAVQGAKLNPRAALRAAVKGGYKALGMQPPRVVRGAPAADLVAWD
- the trxA gene encoding thioredoxin; its protein translation is MANSLELTDGNFASETGSGLVLVDFWAPWCGPCRMVGPVIEELASDYAGKVKVGKLNVDDNMRVAQEYRVMSIPTVMLFKDGKPVEVMVGAQSKANYEARLKKHVPVTA